A single window of Cryptococcus neoformans var. neoformans JEC21 chromosome 3 sequence DNA harbors:
- a CDS encoding glycerol-3-phosphate dehydrogenase, putative, producing the protein MFRGRSYMPGRRALVFTTATTVAVGSAYYALRPTPLHLDSQHVPLTKRRPGPLWAPPSREQMLEHLRTSGIYIHRTEEGGPEPGAVLRKDEAESEGDDVFDLLIVGGGATGAGTALDAASRGLKVACVEREDFSSGTSSKSTKLVHGGVRYLQKAIFELDYEQWKLVKEALRERRIFLETAPHLSHMLPILLPIYTWWQLPYYYAGCKLYDFLAGKENMESAYWMGKGKALEAFPMLKKDGLVGGVVYYDGQHNDSRMNISLVMTAVQHGAVVANYVEVTELHKKPDPSRGGQERICAATLKDRRTGETWKVRTRGVINATGPFSDGLRKLDEPTTQDIVAPSAGVHITLPNYYGPKTMGLLDPATSDGRVIFFLPWQGNVIAGTTDSPTKVSQNPIPDEKEIQWILDEVRNYLSPDVKVRRGDILSAWSGIRPLVKDPNSKNTESLVRNHMINTSKGGLLTIAGGKWTTYRAMAEETVDVAVKEFNLKPNGPSQTNHIKLVGGHAWSKTMYIKLIQQFGLETEVANHLSESYGDRAWTVASMAKPTGESWPFHGVRLSKLYPYIEAECRYACRCEYAQTAVDFIARRTRLSFLNVQATVETLPRVLEIMGEELGWDMKRKEQEFDDAMEFLKSMGLPQHTKLKLSDVEKSHGHIGPLGLAQKEEVALYQRAQFTPDEVSHLRTQFERFDFDHDQRITRADLIHAMTGMGYDASVELADSILREVDFGRKGEIDFQDYLDIAAGLKELQLENAFTHLTQLDSSRKEAGARDIGDHAHESSERREKRRKIPVERSGGGA; encoded by the exons ATGTTTCGCGGTAGGTCTTACATGCCCGGTCGACGCGCTTTGGTTTTCACCACCGCGACCACCGTTGCTGTTGGTTCTGCCTATTATGCTCTGCGACCAACCCCCCTACACCTTGACTCCCAGCATGTTCCTCTCACGAAGCGTCGTCCCGGACCACTTTGGGCACCTCCCTCCCGTGAGCAGATGTTGGAGCATCTCCGAACTTCTGGTATCTACATCCACCGAACCGAAGAAGGTGGACCTGAGCCAGGTGCCGTTCTGCGAAAAGATGAAGCGGAAAGCGAAGGGGACGATGTATTTGACCTTCTGATTGTTGGCGGCGGTGCTACCGGTGCTGGTACTGCTCTTGATGCTGCTAGTCGCGGTTTGAAGGTTGCTTGCgttgagagagaagatttCTCTAGTGGTACGTCTTCAAAGAGTACCAAACTGGTCCACGGCGGTGTACGATACCTCCAGAAGGCGATCTTTGAGCTCGATTATG AGCAATGGAAATTGGTGAAGGAGGCTCTTCGGGAGCGTCGAATCTTCCTTGAAACTGCCCCACACCTGAGCCACATGCTTCC gattcttcttccgatCTACACTTGGTGGCAACTTCCCTATTACTACGCCGGATGCAAGCTCTACGATTTCCTTGCTGGTAAAGAGAATATGGAAAGTGCCTACTGGATGGGTAAGGGTAAGGCTCTTGAGGCTTTCCCaatgttgaagaaggacggtCTTGTCGGTGGTGTCGTGTACTACGACGGTCAGCACAATGACTCGCGGATGAATATTTCCCTTGTCATGACTGCTGTGCAGCACGGTGCGGTTGTTGCCAATTATGTAGAGGTGACCGAGCTCCACAAAAAGCCTGATCCTTCACGTGGTGGCCAGGAGAGAATCTGCGCAGCAACTTTGAAGGACAGACGGACCGGTGAAACATGGAAAGTCCGAACTAGA GGTGTCATCAATGCTACTGGCCCATTCAGCGATGGCTTGAGAAAGCTCGATGAACCTACTACGCAGGACATTGTTGCTCCTAGTGCTGGTGTTCATATCACTCTCCCT AATTACTACGGCCCAAAAACCATGGGTTTGCTTGATCCCGCCACCTCCGATGGTCGAgtgatcttcttccttccttggcAGGGCAATGTGATTGCCGGAACTACAGACTCCCCCACTAAGGTTTCACAAAACCCCATCCCAgacgagaaggaaattCAATGGATTTTGGACGAGGTTCGAAATTATCTCTCCCCTGATGTCAAGGTCCGACGTGGTGACATCCTATCTGCGTGGTCCGGCATCAGGCCTCTCGTCAAGGACCCCAACTCCAAGAATACCGAGTCTTTGGTCCGAAATCATATGATCAACACTTCCAAGGGTGGTTTGTTGACCATCGCTGGTGGCAAGTGGACTACCTA TCGAGCTATGGCCGAAGAGACGGTCGACGTCGCCGTCAAAGAGTTCAACCTCAAGCCCAACGGGCCCTCACAGACTAATCACATCAAGCTTGTTGGTGGCCACGCTTGGTCCAAGACCATGTACATCAAGCTTATCCAGCAATTCGGTCTTGAGACTGAGGTTGCCAACCATCTCTCCGAATCCTACGGTGACAGGGCCTGGACGGTGGCATCAATGGCTAAACCCACCG GTGAATCATGGCCCTTCCATGGTGTTCGTCTTTCGAAACTTTACCCGTACATTGAGGCCGAGTGCCGATATGCCTGTCGATGTGAATACGCACAAACGGCTGTTGACTTTATTGCCCGCCGAACGCGATTATCCTTCCTCAACGTCCAAGCTACGGTCGAGACCCTTCCTAGAGTTTTGGAGATTATGGGCGAGGAGCTTGGTTGGGacatgaagaggaaagagcagGAGTTTGACGACGCTATGGAGTTCTTGAAGTCTATGGGCCTGCCTCAG CacaccaagctcaagctttCCGACGTTGAGAAGAGTCATGGCCATATCGGTCCTCTTGGTCTCGCtcagaaggaggaagttgCTCTTTATCAAAGAGCTCAGTTCACTCCCGACGAAGTCTCTCACTTGCGTACTCAGTTTGAGCGATTCGACTTT GACCATGATCAACGTATCACCCGCGCTGATCTCATTCACGCCATGACTGGTATGGGTTATGACGCGTCAGTCGAACTGGCCGACTCTATCCTCCGAGAAGTCGACTTTGGACGAAAGGGCGAGATTGACTTCCAAGATTACCTTGATATTGCCGCTGGTCTTAAGGAGTTGCAGCTCGAGAATGCCTTCACTCACTTGACCCAGCTTGACTCTAGCAGGAAGGAGGCAGGCGCAAGGGATATTGGTGACCATGCTCATGAATCcagtgaaagaagagaaaagaggaggaagattcCCGTTGAGAGATCTGGTGGAGGTGCCTAA
- a CDS encoding nucleoporin-interacting protein NIC96, putative: MSTNSPYRPHNHGPAARPPAASALSSLLAQANSLNEVDYDSELPQIRFGIDDIERMSEAVAGRGKRAKSEKGEAFNLLSNLGVNTSQLTHSISQLPSEPAAPRPRRRRAAQIQAQTADQVPELGRGFVAAEGDIGTWGRNWHEMVILSGIEMQRQRTVNSFQKQFQQRILQNWQLEKARVLQDELGVTDDELAGIVDAARLAASTSGNSTLGRSALGASTRRFPMGQSTLGKSTTAESREGGLVMHTKMVRYERVIGELNQKRLRKEPYEFCQALSESTKNDSKNPLLWQSFNLLAHLVYEPSLRDSEYRGSSHSEAVPPVAEPVNERQYSAAYLGDQKAHQAALLRGRLVTGGLKYLERDFERHVDETIARNPKEAALGGVPGIRNKVRAFVDVTLRTKEAREAYKPESVNGTLLWAQTYYLVRCGYIDDALNLVAENQQHISRDDWSFPGCFKSAMQSPERRLSKTQRDQLYNDFNAHIRNNPLIDQFKAALYKLVGRFELNRKTAKVATTTEDWMWLQLNLVRENRDGDAPQEQYDLADLGRLLEKYGSDKFDAGGTKPLAWFNLLLFTAQFEKAVAYLYSKPQMKTDAVHFAIALSYYGLLRVPTKGDEAELLAVTDSGDVSFLNFARIIKQYIAPFFKLEPQTALQYAYLVMLNSDAPAPSGPKQRQLCLELVRDIVLSSRSWSRLLGSVRSDGSKETGVIERDLKLLKLEDEQDYLRQVVLAAADQSSLDSSLTDSIELYHLAGSYDKVVETVNRALGHSLSQTAGTAPLPSDAAQVGLTGAFGGAPDLYSLAQKVHAVYERDFGKRTRVSSLHWETLETLLQLKLALAQFAADRPDLALETFKATNLLPLDNDPSSITRYAQKFRDMLDQPVVSNLDDVIVTTMKCLHLLSQQLKQSPYGDQGRAAQLSVYKHQAQCLIQFASTLRLRLGPDVYRQLSSMSAFF; the protein is encoded by the exons ATGAGCACAAATAGCCCATATAGGCCTCATAACCATGGGCCAGCAGCAAGGCCTCCAGCGGCATCcgctctttcctcccttctcgCCCAGGCAAACTCCCTTAATGAAGTCGACTATGACTCGGAGCTTCCGCAGATCAGGTTCGGCATCGATGATATCGAGAGAATGAGCGAGGCCGTCgcaggaaggggaaagagggcaaAGAGCGAAAAGGGAGAGGC ATTCAACCTCCTTTCAAATCTCGGCGTCAACACTTCCCAACTCACCCATTCTATATCTCAACTCCCATCCGAGCCTGCagctcctcgtcctcgtcgccGTCGTGCGGCCCAAATTCAAGCACAAACGGCCGATCAAGTGCCAGAGCTCGGACGCGGGTTTGTTGCGGCTGAAGGTGATATCGGGACATGGGGGAGGAACTGGCATGAAATGGTTATCCTGAGTGGTATTGAGATGCAGAGGCAAAGA ACTGTCAATTCTTTCCAAAAACAATTCCAACAACGAATCCTCCAAAATTGGCAGCTTGAGAAAGCTCGAGTCCTCCAAGACGAATTGGGCGTGACCGATGACGAGCTTGCAGGTATCGTCGATGCCGCCCGATTGGCTGCAAGCACCTCGGGTAACTCGACCTTGGGCAGGAGCGCCCTTGGAGCTAGTACAAGACGGTTCCCCATGGGGCAATCCACCTTGGGCAAATCTACAACCGCAGAGTCAAGGGAAGGTGGTTTGGTCATGCACACCAAGATGGTGAGGTACGAGAGAGTCATTGGGGAGCTCAATCAGAAGCGTTTGCGAAAGGAGCCATACGAGTTTTGTCAGGCATTGTCAGAGAGTACCAAGAATGACTCT AAAAATCCTCTACTCTGGCAGTCATTCAACCTTTTAGCCCATCTTGTTTACGAACCTTCCCTTCGCGATTCAGAGTATCGCGGGTCATCACATTCTGAAGCCGTACCTCCTGTCGCCGAGCCGGTCAATGAAAGACAATACTCTGCGGCGTATCTCGGTGACCAAAAGGCCCACCAGGCGGCGTTATTGAGGGGAAGATTAGTGACGGGTGGTCTCAAATACCTCGAAAGGGA CTTTGAGAGGCATGTCGACGAAACCATTGCTAGGAACCCCAAAGAGGCTGCTCTTGGCGGTGTGCCCGGGATCCGCAATAAGGTCCGTGCCTTTGTAGACGTTACTTTGCGAACGAAAGAAGCTCGAGAGGCATACAAACCTGAGAGTGTCAACGGTACTCTTCTCTGGGCCCAGACCTACTATCTTGTCCGATGTGGCTATATTGACGATGCTCTCAATCTTGTGGCGGAGAATCAGCAACACATCAGCCGTGATGATTGGTCTTTCCCCGGTTGTTTCAAGTCAGCCATGCAATCTCCGGAACGCCGACTGTCCAAGACTCAGCGAGATCAGCTTTACAATGATTTCAATGCTCATATCCGTAACAATCCCCTTATCGATCAGTTCAAGGCCGCCTTGTATAAGCTTGTTGGCAGATTCGAATTGAACCGGAAAACTGCCAAGGTCGCGACCACCACTGAAGACTGGATGTGGTTGCAATTGAATCTGGTGAGAGAGAATAGAGATGGGGACGCACCTCAAGAGCAGTACGACCTGGCGGATCTGGGGAGACTGCTCGAAAAGTATGGAAGTGACAAATTTGACGCAGGTGGTACAAAACCATTGGCTTGGTTCAACTTGCTGTTGTTCACTGCACAATTCGAAAAA GCTGTGGCGTACTTGTACTCAAAACCTCAAATGAAGACCGATGCTGTGCATTTTGCCATTGCCTTGTCATACTACGGTCTTTTGCGAGTGCCCACCAAAGGTGATGAGGCCGAGCTAT TGGCTGTGACTGACTCTGGTGACGTCTCGTTCCTCAATTTCGCCCGTATCATCAAACAGTACATcgctcccttcttcaagcttgaACCACAAACTGCCCTTCAATACGCCTATCTCGTCATGCTCAACAGCGATGCACCCGCTCCTTCGGGCCCCAAACAACGACAGCTGTGTCTCGAGCTGGTCCGAGATATCGTGCTTTCTTCCCGAAGCTGGTCTCGTCTGCTGGGCAGTGTTCGTTCGGATGGCAGCAAGGAAACTGGCGTGATTGAGCGTGACCTCAAGTTGCTCAAGCTTGAAGACGAACAAGACTACTTGCGCCAAGTTGTACTCGCTGCTGCCGATCAGTCATCTCTTGATTCTTCCCTCACGGACTCCATCGAGCTGTACCACCTTGCTGGCTCATACGACAAGGTTGTAGAAACAGTGAACCGAGCCCTTGGTCACTCACTTAGTCAAACGGCTGGCACAGCTCCTCTCCCTAGTGACGCGGCGCAAGTTGGACTCACCGGTGCTTTCGGTGGAGCTCCTGACCTCTACAGCTTGGCACAAAAAGTTCATGCTGTCTATGAAAGGGACTTTGGCAAGAGAACGCGAGTGTCGAGTTTGCATTGGGAGACATTGGAGACGCTCTTGCAGCTCAAATTGGCGTTGGCGCAGTTTGCTGCAGACAGACCTGATCTGGCTTTGGAG ACATTCAAGGCCACTAACCTCCTCCCGCTTGACAACGACCCTTCATCCATCACACGCTACGCTCAAAAGTTCCGAGACATGCTGGACCAACCTGTCGTCTCCAACCTTGACGACGTGATCGTCACAACTATGAAGTGTCTCCACCTGCTTTCTCAACAACTCAAGCAATCGCCCTACGGCGATCAAGGCCGCGCGGCGCAGTTGAGCGTTTATAAACATCAGGCACAGTGCTTGATTCAGTTTGCGAGCACGTTGAGGCTGAGATTAGGACCGGATGTGTATAGACAGTTAAGTTCGATGAGCGCTTTCTTTTAA
- a CDS encoding aminomethyltransferase, mitochondrial precursor, putative, with protein sequence MFSLARPTARPVAALARRALATSAVLAQLKKTPLHDFHVQHKAKMVPFAGYSMPLSYGETGQITAHKHVRSDAGLFDVSHMLQHNFTGPTAQEFLLTLCPSSLDSLKPFTSTLSVLLNEQGGIIDDTIITKHSDSAFYVVTNAGRSVEDKAHISQKLEEWNAAHKGREVKWETLEGWGLLALQGPKAKDVLQRVTDQDLNKVKFGSSVFADIKTMDGQTVKCHVARGGYTGEDGFEVSIPPEHTLALSNTIASHPDVMLIGLGARDSLRLEAGMCLYGHDLDESVSPVEGGLSWVIGKDRRAPDAQPSFPGKSRILEELANGPSRRRVGFEVIGSPAREGCKVLDALGEKEIGVITSGIPSPTLGTNIAMGYIANGSHKKGTAVKVEVRKKLRDAFVKPMPFVPTKYFK encoded by the exons ATGTTCTCGCTCGCCCGCCCCACCGCCAGACCCGTCGCCGCACTCGCCAGACGTGCGCTCGCAACCTCCGCCGTCCTCGCACAG CTCAAGAAAACACCGCTCCATGACTTCCACGTGCAGCACAAGGCCAAGATGGTCCCCTTTGCGGGCTACAGCATGCCCTTGAGCTACGGCGAGACAGGACAGA TCACCGCCCACAAGCACGTCCGATCAGACGCCGGCTTATTTGACGTCTCTCATATGCTGCAGCACAACTTTACAGGCCCTACTGCCCAGGAATTCCTCTTGACCCTTTGTCCCTCGTCCCTCGACTCGCTCAAACCATTCACCTCCACCCTGTCCGTTCTTTTGAACGAGCAAGGAGGTATCATTGACGacaccatcatcaccaaGCACAGCGATTCTGCTTTCTACGTCGTCACTAACGCCGGCCGATCCGTCGAGGACAAGGCCCATATCTCGCAAAAGCTCGAAGAGTGGAATGCCGCCCACAAGGGACGAGAAGTCAAGTGGGAGACTCTTGAAGGCTGGGGTCTTTTAGCACTCCAGGGccccaaggccaaggaTGTGCTTCAGCGAGTCACTGACCAGGACTTGAACAAAGTGAAATTCGGTTCAAGTGTCTTTGCTGATATCAAGACGATGGACGGTCAAACCGTCAAGTGTCATGTGGCCAGGGGCGGCTACACTGGCGAAGATGGCTTTGAA GTATCGATTCCTCCAGAGCATACTCTCGCTCTTTCCAACACCATCGCTTCTCATCCTGACGTCATGCTTATCGGTCTTGGCGCTCGAGACTCTCTCCGTCTCGAAGCTGGTATGTGTCTCTACGGCCACGATCTTGACGAAAGCGTGAGCCCCGTGGAAGGCGGTTTAAGCTGGGTCATTG GCAAGGACAGACGCGCGCCCGACGCTCAGCCGTCTTTCCCTGGAAAATCGAGAATCCTCGAGGAACTTGCCAACGGACCTTCCAGGCGAAGGGTCGGCTTTGAGGTTATAGGTTCCCCAGCGAGAGAAGGTTGTAAAGTCTTGGATGCGCTGGGTGAAAAGGAAATTG GTGTAATCACTTCTGGTATTCCTTCCCCTACACTCGGCACAAACATCGCCATGGGATACATTGCCAACGGATCCCATAAAAAGGGTACCGCAGTCAAAGTCGAGGTGAGGAAAAAATTGAGGGATGCCTTCGTCAAGCCCATGCCGTTTGTGCCTACCAAGTACTTCAAGTGA
- a CDS encoding ornithine carbamoyltransferase, putative produces MPSATVIRYAIQGARKPTPNVIIPFKPTNIAKSRQLPPPHLLTLADLSPEQISSLIANAAALKFVSKNVHTTAIPKRLDRRTVALIFNKRSTRTRVASETSVEALGGHPMFLGKDDIQLGVNETLEDTAKVVGSMTDGIMARVAGHEEIETLAQYSPVPVINALSDLYHPTQILADLLTLCEIYAPVPPPTEIVSGQAYSSILSYYQSALNPTKILQGKKVAWVGDTNNITNELLVTLPRFGMHFSVAAPKGYDKFDERVWSRLAESKTESLVTLTNSPAEALRDADVVVTDTWISMGQETEKAARLEAFKGYQITNKMVSEAGAKEDWKFMHCLPRKKEEVDDEVFYGPRSVVFPEAENRKWTIMAVFDLLT; encoded by the exons ATGCCTTCTGCCACCGTCATCCGATACGCCATTCAAGGGGCTCGCAAGCCGACTCCCAACGTTATCATCCCTTTCAAACCCACCAATATCGCCAAGTCGCGacagcttcctcctcctcacctCCTTACCCTTGCCGACCTCTCTCCTGAACAGATTTCCAGTCTCATTGCTAATGCCGCGGCTCTCAAGTTCGTCTCAAAAAATGTGCATACGACAGCGATTCCCAAACGCCTTGACCGACGAACTGTCGCTCTGATCTTTAACAAGCGATCGACGAGGACCAGGGTTGCGAGTGAAACTTCTGTTGAGGCCCTTGGTGGCCATCCTATGTTTTTGGGCAAAGACGATATTCAGCTCGGAGTGAATGAGACTCTTGAGGATACTGCCAAAGTTGTAGGTAGTATGACTGATGGTATCATGGCGCGTGTAGCTGGTCACGAGGAGATCGAAACACTGGCCCAATACTCGCCTGTGCCCGTTATCAATGCTCTCTCCGATTTGTACCACCCCACCCAAATCCTTGCCGACCTTCTGACGCTGTGCGAAATCTATGCCCCTGTACCTCCCCCCACTGAGATCGTTTCTGGGCAGGCATATTCTTCTATCCTAAGTTACTATCAGTCTGCCTTGAATCCAACCAAGATTCTGCAAGGCAAAAAGGTGGCATGGGTTGGAGACACCAACAATATCACGAACGAGCTCTTGGTGACTCTTCCCAGGTTTGGGATGCACTTCAGCGTGGCCGCGCCCAAGGGGTACGATAAGTTTGACGAGCGTGTCTGGTCCAGGCT CGCCGAATCTAAGACTGAATCTCTTGTCACGCTTACCAACTCCCCAGCCGAGGCTCTTCGTGATGCCGACGTCGTCGTTACCGATACTTGGATTTCTATGGGTCAAGAAACCGAAAAAGCTGCTCGTCTTGAAGCCTTCAAGGGTTACCAGATCACGAACAAGATGGTCTCCGAAGCTGGTGCCAAGGAAGACTGGAAATTCATGCACTGCCtgccaaggaagaaggaagaggttgacgaCGAGGTGTTTTACGGACCGAGGAGTGTTGTGTTCCCTGAGGCGGAGAACAGGAAATGGACTATCATGGCTGTTTTCGA TTTGCTGACATAA
- a CDS encoding Rab/GTPase, putative, translated as MSGPAGQHYDFLIKLLLIGDSGVGKSCLLLRFCEDSWTPSFITTIGIDFKIRTIELDGKRIKLQIWDTAGQERFRTITTAYYRGAMGILLVYDVTDEKSFNNIRTWLSNIEQHASPGVNKILIGNKCDWEEKRSVTIEQGRALADEFGLRFLETSAKANEGVEEAFFTLARDIKTRLIDSQPQEAAPVQLGADRNGVNVNKQSDSSSGGCC; from the exons ATGTCAGGACCAGCCGGACAACACTACGACTT TTTAATCAAGCTCCTCCTTATCGGTGATTCTG GTGTCGGCAAGTCATGTCTCCTCTTGCGATTCTGTGAGGATTCTTGGactccttctttcatcaCCACTATCG GTATTGACTTTAAGATCCGAACAATCGAGCTCGATGGGAAGCGAATCAAGTTGCAGATT TGGGATACTGCTG GGCAAGAACGTTTCCGAACCATCACAACTGCTTACTACAGAGGTGCCATGGGTATCTTGCTGGTCTATGACGTTACAGATGAAAAGTCCTTTAACA ACATCCGAACCTGGCTCTCCAACATTGAACAACATGCATCGCCCGGCGTGAACAAGATTCTTATCGGTAACAAGTGCGACTGGGAGGAGAAGCGATCTGTTACGATTGAGCAAGGACGTGCGCTTGCCGACGAGTTTGGACTGCGTTTCTTGGAGACTAGTGCGAAAGCAAACGAAGGTGTGGAGGAGGCATTTTTCACATTGGCCAG AGATATCAAGACTCGTTTGATTGATTCTCAACCCCAAGAAGCCGCCCCTGTTCAACTTGGTGCGGACCGTAACGGTGTGAATGTCAACAAGCAAAGcgattcttcttctggcgGGTGTTGCTAA
- a CDS encoding vacuolar membrane protein, putative → MLPDNSTIIDPVGPPHTPTDTPADPQRCKLLGTTGLVVQALMGILVIASLVVKKRLEKRKRSWRIWFLDVSKQLVGQAVVHALNLLISDLVASVGNSNPCSLYFLNILIDTTIGVGIIFLSLKFFTWLFSSYLGYDGFISGKYGNPPQALFWWKQLLTYVFSIIIMKLLVLLPLTLPRISDLLLHLGHYMLEYFSPSVQVIFVMAIFPLIMNIVQFCLVDQVIKAGGKADDEEGRIHDTGDEEEGYSRVPDWENDLDGHGRRSGEGSPREMTKKEEEETTARATGISTALPPSSPLLSPARYDGYGSTTPSPVGSPTKSVEGQNMWTKMMSKSKDTGGGSSNNASLKERHGVNSRKSSNTWWEYPDDEDEDGGGGLEAPIQRNTRSHAPSPESVYPAELPPPFVVNGSSAAAFRKNSRTPPEWGASSTHSSHTARRLTSEVEREARLTLSPPRSPRVENSSSSGGGGGGGGGGGNGRSERGEEVGLDVLRR, encoded by the exons ATGCTTCCGGACAACTCCACAATCATAGACCCAGTAGGGCCGCCGCACACGCCCACAGACACGCCCGCAGACCCGCAGAGATGCAAGCTGCTCGGGACAACAGGCCTCGTAGTGCAGGCACTCA TGggcatcctcgtcatcgcTTCTTTGGTCGTTAAAAAACGGCTCGAAAAGAGGAAACGTTCATGGCGTATTTGGTTCCTCGACGTCAGCAAGCAACTCGTCGGGCAGGCCGTCGTCCATGCGCTCAACTTATTA ATATCAGATCTGGTAGCGTCAGTGGGGAACAGCAATCCATGTTCATTATATTTTCTAAACATTCTCATCGACACCACTATTG GTGTCGGAATCATCTTTCTCAGTCTCAAATTCTTTACATGGCTCTTTTCAAGCTACCTCGGTTATGACGGATTCATCAGCGGTAAATATGGAAACCCTCCTCAAGCCCTCTT TTGGTGGAAACAACTACTCACCTACGTattttccatcatcatcatgaaactcctcgtcctcctcccactCACGCTTCCACGCATCTctgaccttcttctccatttgGGCCACTACATGCTCGAGTACTTCTCTCCCTCCGTGCAGGTCATTTTCGTCATGgccatcttccccttgaTCATGAACATTGTCCAGTTTTGTCTGGTCGACCAGGTCATCAAGGCCGGCGGTAAAGccgacgatgaggaaggcCGAATACATGATAcaggggatgaagaggaagggtaTAGCAGAGTACCTGACTGGGAGAATGATTTGGATGGACATGGACGCAGGAGCGGAGAAGGGTCACCAAGGGaaatgacgaagaaggaggaggaggagacgaCGGCAAGAGCGACCGGTATATCCACAGCCTTACCGCCATCAtcgcctcttctctcaccCGCTCGTTATGACGGTTATGGAAGTACCACACCTAGTCCCGTGGGGAGCCCAACGAAATCTGTCGAGGGGCAGAATATGTGgacaaagatgatgagtaAGAGTAAGGATACAGGTGGCGGTAGTAGTAATAATGCCagtttgaaggagagacATGGGGTAAACAGTAGAAAGTCTAGTAATACATGGTGGGAGTATCCggacgacgaagacgaagacggCGGAGGAGGGCTGGAAGCTCCCATACAGCGTAATACTCGATCTCACGCCCCTTCGCCAGAATCAGTATATCCAGCAGAATTACCTCCTCCATTTGTGGTAAACGGCAGCTCGGCGGCTGCTTTTCGCAAGAATTCACGGACGCCGCCGGAATGGGGCGCGTCATCCACACACTCTTCTCATACTGCTCGACGATTGACATCAGAAGTCGAGCGGGAGGCAAGACTGACGTTGAGCCCGCCGCGGTCGCCTAGGGTAGAGAatagtagtagtagtggtggtggtggtggtggtggtggtggtggtggtaatGGGCGGTCGGAAAGAGGGGAGGAAGTTGGTTTGGATGTCTTACGGAGGTGA